From Phaeocystidibacter marisrubri, the proteins below share one genomic window:
- a CDS encoding acyltransferase: protein MKTPYTVHESSYVADNAVIGKGTKIWHFCHIMDGAVLGERCNIGQNVVVSPNVILGSNVKVQNNVSIYSGVQCEDDVFLGPSCVFTNITNPRSAVIRRGEYVSTYVRKGASIGANATIVCGNEIGSYALIGAGAVITKDVPAYALMVGNPAQQIGWVSEYGHRLHFDSGGKAQCPESKQEYQLLNGVVTRTR, encoded by the coding sequence ATGAAAACACCCTATACGGTTCATGAAAGTTCCTATGTTGCTGACAATGCAGTGATTGGAAAGGGAACAAAAATCTGGCATTTTTGTCACATCATGGATGGCGCTGTGTTAGGTGAGCGCTGCAATATCGGTCAGAATGTGGTGGTATCTCCCAACGTGATTTTGGGTTCCAATGTGAAGGTTCAGAACAATGTTTCCATCTATTCAGGAGTGCAATGTGAAGATGATGTTTTCCTGGGACCTTCTTGCGTATTCACCAACATTACCAACCCACGAAGTGCAGTAATACGAAGAGGGGAATACGTTTCTACCTATGTTCGGAAAGGTGCTTCAATTGGTGCCAATGCAACTATTGTTTGCGGAAATGAGATTGGTTCCTATGCCTTAATTGGCGCTGGAGCTGTCATCACCAAAGATGTACCTGCATATGCTTTAATGGTTGGCAATCCAGCCCAACAAATAGGTTGGGTGAGTGAATACGGGCATCGATTGCATTTCGATTCCGGGGGTAAAGCCCAATGTCCAGAATCCAAACAAGAGTACCAACTACTCAATGGGGTAGTAACTAGAACTCGCTAA
- a CDS encoding LegC family aminotransferase produces the protein MIKSTIQFIREIYGVKEGQIPLHVPFFNGNEQKYVNDAVVSGETSASGAYIQKFEKALAEYTGAKEAVAVSNGTAALHVALHMVGVTTGDEVITQALTFVATGNAIRYVGAQPVFVDVDADSMGMSPESLEGFLKSSCEKRSNGVFNVKSGKRIAAVLPMHTLGFPVRIEEIAAVCKEWDLPLIEDAAEALGAKVGDKHVGLFGAIGTLSFNGNKSITSGGGGALILNDSKLANRARHLISTAKKPHTYEYFHDELGFNYVMPNLNAALALGQIEHLSEMLYQKRALGYVYSEHMEREGVKMRSERPGTKANFWLITLQLADRKQRTEFLDALNAADITCRPIWTLLHKMPEFKSCQTTDLTHSQFLEDRIVNVPSSVKGLRI, from the coding sequence ATGATCAAATCCACCATCCAGTTTATCCGCGAAATCTACGGGGTAAAAGAAGGTCAAATTCCACTTCATGTTCCATTTTTTAATGGTAATGAGCAGAAGTATGTTAATGATGCAGTCGTCTCAGGAGAAACTTCAGCTTCTGGAGCCTACATCCAAAAGTTTGAGAAAGCTCTAGCGGAATATACGGGTGCGAAAGAGGCGGTGGCTGTTTCTAATGGGACAGCGGCCTTACACGTTGCGCTCCACATGGTTGGAGTGACCACAGGAGATGAAGTGATTACACAAGCGCTTACTTTTGTAGCAACGGGCAATGCCATACGTTATGTGGGTGCTCAACCTGTATTTGTAGATGTAGACGCCGACAGTATGGGAATGTCGCCAGAATCCCTTGAAGGCTTCTTAAAATCTTCCTGTGAAAAACGCTCTAACGGTGTTTTCAATGTAAAGTCGGGCAAGCGAATTGCCGCTGTATTGCCCATGCATACACTCGGCTTTCCCGTTCGAATAGAAGAGATTGCCGCTGTCTGTAAGGAGTGGGATTTACCGTTGATTGAAGATGCCGCTGAAGCCTTGGGTGCAAAGGTGGGAGATAAGCATGTCGGGCTCTTCGGTGCCATCGGGACACTATCTTTTAATGGCAATAAGTCCATCACTTCCGGTGGAGGTGGTGCTTTGATTCTTAACGACTCTAAACTCGCAAATCGCGCTCGTCATTTGATCAGTACCGCGAAAAAGCCGCACACATACGAGTATTTTCACGATGAACTTGGTTTCAATTACGTGATGCCTAACCTAAACGCCGCACTGGCACTAGGTCAAATTGAACACTTGAGCGAAATGCTCTATCAAAAGCGCGCTCTGGGCTATGTCTATTCCGAGCACATGGAAAGAGAAGGCGTGAAGATGCGCTCAGAACGCCCCGGTACAAAGGCAAACTTTTGGCTGATCACCCTTCAATTGGCGGATAGGAAACAACGAACGGAATTCCTCGATGCTCTCAATGCAGCCGATATTACTTGTCGTCCTATTTGGACTCTCCTCCACAAGATGCCAGAGTTCAAATCCTGTCAAACGACCGATCTGACCCATTCTCAATTTTTGGAAGATAGAATTGTGAATGTACCGAGCAGCGTGAAGGGGTTGAGGATTTGA
- a CDS encoding UDP-N-acetylglucosamine 4,6-dehydratase, with product MLELIGRNTALFSTDVSQYEDEIVRRVSTSRFLVLGGAGSIGQAVTKEIFKRNPKTLHVVDLSENNLVELVRDIRSTFGYISGDFQTFALDIGSVEYDAFFEQSGGYDYVLNLSALKHVRSEKDPFTLMRMIDVNVFNTDKTIAQCIEKGVKKYFCVSTDKAANPVNMMGASKRIMEMFLMKRSREISISTARFANVAFSDGSLLHGFNQRLLKNQPIAAPNDVRRYFVTPQESGELCLMSTLFGDNRDIFFPKLSENLHLITFSDIAVRYLKSRGLEAYECESEDEARALMATLPKEGKWPCLFAPSDTTGEKDFEEFYTDSEVLDMERFDNLGVIKNEWESKEDLTNFFEGQIVQMREKKRWSKGEIVTLFKQMIPNFLHEEKGKYLDSKM from the coding sequence ATGCTTGAGTTAATAGGCCGGAACACAGCCCTTTTCAGTACAGATGTAAGTCAGTATGAAGACGAAATTGTTCGTCGAGTGAGTACGTCTAGGTTTTTAGTTTTGGGAGGTGCTGGATCTATTGGGCAAGCTGTGACTAAGGAGATTTTTAAACGCAATCCCAAAACCCTTCACGTTGTTGATTTATCAGAAAACAACTTGGTGGAACTGGTGCGTGATATTCGAAGCACATTTGGGTATATCTCCGGCGATTTTCAAACTTTTGCATTGGACATTGGCAGCGTTGAATACGATGCATTCTTCGAGCAGTCAGGGGGTTATGATTATGTGCTTAATCTGTCTGCACTCAAGCATGTAAGAAGCGAAAAGGATCCATTTACGTTGATGCGCATGATAGACGTCAACGTCTTCAATACGGATAAAACCATTGCTCAGTGTATTGAGAAGGGGGTAAAGAAGTATTTCTGTGTTTCTACGGATAAGGCCGCGAATCCAGTCAACATGATGGGCGCTTCCAAGAGAATTATGGAGATGTTCTTGATGAAGCGAAGTCGAGAGATCTCTATCTCTACAGCCCGTTTTGCAAATGTTGCTTTCTCGGATGGGTCTCTGTTGCACGGGTTCAATCAACGATTGTTGAAAAACCAGCCCATTGCAGCTCCTAATGATGTTCGTCGTTATTTTGTTACCCCTCAGGAGTCTGGAGAACTATGCTTGATGTCCACCCTTTTTGGAGATAACCGCGACATCTTCTTTCCAAAGTTGAGTGAAAACCTTCATCTCATTACTTTTTCCGATATCGCTGTGCGTTATTTGAAGAGCAGGGGATTAGAGGCATACGAGTGTGAATCAGAAGATGAAGCTCGAGCATTGATGGCAACCTTGCCGAAAGAAGGAAAGTGGCCATGTTTGTTTGCCCCTTCGGATACCACGGGAGAAAAGGATTTTGAGGAATTTTATACCGATAGCGAAGTGCTTGATATGGAGCGTTTTGACAATTTGGGAGTCATCAAGAACGAGTGGGAATCCAAGGAAGACTTAACGAATTTCTTTGAAGGTCAGATTGTCCAAATGCGTGAAAAGAAGCGATGGAGCAAGGGAGAAATTGTCACCTTGTTCAAGCAAATGATTCCCAATTTTCTTCATGAGGAGAAGGGGAAATACTTAGATTCCAAAATGTGA
- a CDS encoding response regulator transcription factor: MSKILLIEDDPSFGPMLKDFLELHDFEAELAVNGDEGLSKFADGPWDLCILDVMMPKRDGFSTATEIRKSKPNQPLIFLTAKSMKEDVLEGFRIGADDYLTKPFDTEVLLYKIKAILQRQPGHSKSEGDKHQIGEFKFDPRLRILSHNGQDQKLSPKESQLLDLLARHKNDLLPRSVALVKIWKDENYFTGRSMDVYVAKLRKYLSADPSIEIENVHGEGFILNIK, encoded by the coding sequence ATGAGTAAGATTCTCTTGATTGAAGATGACCCGTCGTTTGGTCCCATGTTAAAAGACTTTTTGGAGCTTCACGATTTTGAAGCTGAACTCGCCGTGAATGGGGACGAAGGCTTATCTAAGTTTGCAGATGGTCCATGGGATCTGTGTATTCTCGATGTGATGATGCCCAAGCGAGATGGATTCTCCACCGCTACTGAAATAAGAAAGTCGAAGCCCAATCAACCGCTTATCTTTCTTACCGCAAAGAGCATGAAAGAGGATGTGCTTGAAGGTTTCCGCATTGGAGCCGATGACTACCTCACCAAGCCTTTTGATACGGAGGTCTTACTCTATAAAATCAAAGCCATACTTCAACGTCAGCCTGGTCACAGTAAAAGTGAAGGCGACAAACATCAAATTGGCGAATTCAAATTTGACCCACGCTTGCGTATTCTGTCGCACAATGGACAAGATCAGAAGCTGTCACCCAAAGAATCTCAGTTGTTGGATTTGTTAGCTCGACACAAGAACGATTTACTACCACGCTCGGTTGCTTTGGTGAAGATATGGAAGGATGAGAACTACTTTACAGGACGTTCCATGGATGTGTATGTAGCTAAACTTCGCAAATATTTATCCGCTGATCCTTCTATTGAAATCGAGAATGTGCACGGCGAAGGATTTATCTTGAATATCAAGTAA
- the rfbD gene encoding dTDP-4-dehydrorhamnose reductase, with product MGMKVWVTGGAGQLGKCVAATLPVGVDAVFTSRNDVDLSETTAIVDFIEKEGITHLVNTAAYTAVDRAEDEPGAAEYGNVQLVENLAKACKIKEVTFLHVSTDFVYGGPVDGLRKESDHPHPTGVYGETKLRGEHVLASSGVNFIILRTSWLYSDLNQNFFNTMKRLLGEGRDLKVVADQIGSPTLAYDLANFIWFLLSNEEIRKQHLNSIINFSNEGVASWYDFALAIKEECNLSGSITPCTTEEFPTKAQRPFFSKMDLQKVRSTGFVNRHWREALRAVPTPSTGS from the coding sequence ATGGGAATGAAAGTTTGGGTAACAGGCGGAGCTGGACAACTGGGTAAATGCGTAGCAGCTACTTTACCGGTAGGTGTAGATGCTGTTTTTACGAGCCGAAACGATGTCGATTTGAGTGAGACTACTGCCATTGTCGATTTCATCGAGAAAGAGGGGATTACCCACCTCGTAAATACCGCTGCTTATACCGCTGTTGACCGTGCCGAGGACGAACCTGGCGCTGCTGAATACGGCAATGTTCAACTTGTGGAGAATCTCGCGAAGGCTTGTAAAATAAAGGAAGTCACGTTTCTTCACGTATCTACCGACTTCGTTTATGGTGGTCCTGTAGATGGATTGCGGAAGGAATCAGATCATCCGCATCCTACTGGTGTTTATGGAGAAACGAAGTTGAGAGGTGAGCATGTTTTAGCATCATCGGGTGTGAATTTCATCATCTTAAGAACGAGTTGGCTGTATTCCGATCTCAATCAAAATTTCTTCAACACCATGAAGCGATTATTGGGGGAGGGAAGAGATTTGAAAGTGGTGGCAGATCAAATCGGTTCACCTACGCTGGCGTATGATTTAGCCAATTTCATTTGGTTTCTTTTGTCGAACGAAGAAATACGAAAGCAGCATCTCAACTCCATCATCAACTTTAGCAATGAAGGAGTGGCGTCGTGGTACGATTTTGCCCTTGCCATCAAAGAGGAATGCAATCTGTCAGGAAGTATTACTCCTTGTACCACAGAAGAATTCCCAACCAAAGCTCAGCGACCTTTCTTTTCAAAAATGGACTTACAAAAAGTTCGTTCCACTGGTTTTGTGAATAGACATTGGAGAGAAGCGCTTAGGGCGGTGCCGACCCCGAGTACTGGATCATAG
- a CDS encoding LegC family aminotransferase: MDHKATIRAIREINGVPSDFIPLHAPVFRGNELKYVSESIQSTFVSSVGKFVDEVEKWVARETHTSKAVAMVNGTAALHISLLLAGVQRDEEVLTQALTFVATANTIHYLHAHPVFLDVDRDTLGLSPSAVESFFEEFGERRGADVYNKSTGRRIAAILPMHTFGFMVHMDEMLRVSEKWGIPLVEDAAEAYGCEYKGKPAGTMGVVGAYSFNGNKVITSGGGGILVSKNEEMATHAKYITTTAKVPHPWEYVHDETGFNYRMPNLNAALLLAQMEVCDDLIKEKQLLFERYAEYFSKVGIQLLSPPETTTRWNYWLMAIQTENRAERDALLKATNEAGVMTRPIWKLMSELPMYKDCQTDSLTNSVFLEDRIVNIPSGVKG, translated from the coding sequence ATGGATCACAAAGCAACGATACGTGCCATTCGAGAAATCAATGGCGTTCCAAGCGATTTCATTCCTCTTCATGCTCCGGTTTTTCGAGGAAATGAATTGAAATATGTTTCGGAATCTATACAATCCACCTTTGTTTCATCGGTCGGGAAGTTTGTTGATGAAGTCGAGAAATGGGTAGCCAGAGAGACGCATACTTCGAAGGCGGTTGCCATGGTCAATGGGACGGCTGCACTTCACATCAGTCTACTTTTGGCAGGTGTTCAAAGAGATGAAGAGGTTTTAACACAGGCGCTCACCTTTGTAGCTACAGCAAATACGATTCATTACTTACATGCGCATCCTGTTTTTTTGGATGTTGATAGAGATACATTGGGATTGTCCCCTTCCGCGGTAGAATCCTTCTTTGAGGAATTCGGAGAACGTAGGGGGGCAGATGTTTATAACAAATCAACAGGTAGACGAATTGCCGCTATCTTACCCATGCACACTTTTGGTTTCATGGTTCACATGGACGAAATGCTTCGCGTGTCTGAGAAGTGGGGTATCCCATTGGTAGAAGATGCTGCAGAAGCCTACGGATGTGAATACAAAGGCAAACCTGCGGGTACCATGGGCGTTGTTGGTGCGTATTCTTTTAACGGGAATAAAGTGATTACTTCGGGTGGAGGTGGCATCTTGGTTAGCAAGAATGAGGAAATGGCTACCCACGCGAAATACATCACCACTACTGCAAAGGTTCCTCATCCTTGGGAATACGTGCATGATGAGACGGGATTTAATTATCGAATGCCCAACTTGAATGCTGCACTTCTCTTGGCTCAGATGGAAGTGTGTGATGACCTAATCAAAGAGAAGCAATTGCTGTTTGAGCGGTATGCCGAGTATTTTTCCAAAGTGGGGATACAGCTCTTATCTCCGCCGGAAACCACTACGCGATGGAATTATTGGTTAATGGCCATCCAGACTGAGAATAGAGCCGAACGCGACGCGCTGTTGAAAGCGACCAATGAAGCGGGTGTGATGACACGTCCCATTTGGAAGCTGATGAGTGAATTGCCGATGTACAAGGATTGTCAGACCGATAGTCTGACGAACTCTGTGTTCCTAGAAGATAGAATTGTAAATATTCCAAGCGGTGTTAAAGGATAA
- the neuB gene encoding N-acetylneuraminate synthase has product MRHHTLIIAEAGVNHNGSLDKAKALIDAAAEAGVDYVKFQTFKADKIVSKSATKADYQKANEPGSDESQYDMLKKLELSDSNHIALIEYAEEKGVRFFSTAFDTEGLDYLNSLGFDRFKIPSGEITNYPYLVKIASFGKPVILSTGMATMSEIGEAIEILERGISKDDITVLHCNTEYPTPMDDVNLMAMLSIARTYEVQVGYSDHTLGIEVPIAAVALGATVIEKHFTLDRNMPGPDHKASLEPSELIEMVASIRNIEKAISGNGEKVPSASEKRNMAIARKSLHLNQAIEKGQVFTESHLIPLRPGDGISPMRWNEVIGKTASKNLAVGHQLKESDFS; this is encoded by the coding sequence ATGAGACATCACACACTAATCATAGCTGAAGCTGGAGTAAATCACAATGGCAGTCTGGATAAGGCAAAGGCGTTGATTGATGCGGCTGCCGAAGCGGGTGTGGATTATGTGAAGTTTCAAACTTTCAAAGCAGATAAGATCGTTTCAAAATCTGCAACAAAAGCAGACTATCAGAAGGCGAATGAACCGGGTTCGGACGAATCGCAATACGATATGCTTAAAAAGCTAGAGCTCTCTGATTCAAATCACATTGCGTTGATTGAGTACGCTGAGGAAAAAGGTGTTCGCTTTTTCTCCACTGCATTTGATACAGAAGGCTTGGACTATCTCAATAGTTTGGGTTTTGATCGTTTTAAAATCCCCAGTGGAGAAATTACGAACTATCCCTACCTCGTTAAAATAGCTTCATTCGGAAAGCCTGTCATCCTATCCACAGGTATGGCTACTATGAGTGAAATTGGAGAGGCAATTGAAATTCTAGAGCGCGGTATTTCGAAAGATGATATCACAGTACTTCACTGTAATACAGAGTACCCAACACCCATGGATGATGTGAATCTCATGGCGATGTTGTCGATTGCGCGAACATACGAGGTTCAAGTTGGATATTCCGATCATACGTTAGGAATTGAAGTGCCGATTGCGGCGGTTGCCTTGGGTGCAACCGTCATCGAGAAGCACTTTACACTGGATCGGAATATGCCAGGTCCGGATCACAAAGCTTCTCTAGAGCCTTCTGAACTTATTGAGATGGTGGCATCTATTCGGAACATTGAGAAAGCGATATCTGGAAATGGTGAAAAAGTTCCCAGCGCAAGTGAGAAGAGGAATATGGCCATTGCTAGAAAGAGTTTACATCTCAATCAAGCCATCGAGAAAGGACAAGTTTTTACAGAATCCCACCTAATTCCATTGCGACCGGGAGACGGTATTAGTCCGATGCGATGGAATGAAGTGATAGGTAAAACAGCATCGAAGAATCTCGCCGTAGGTCACCAGCTGAAAGAATCTGATTTTTCATGA
- a CDS encoding acetyltransferase: MYILGNSGHAWVVIDSMSVKPVGYLSMGVAEQNPYSLEYMGIETDVDLPVWSEDCQFVAGIGNNRVRRLAANAVRANGGVMTTVIDASARVSSSATISGGSYIGIGARINAFARIGEDCIINTNAIVEHECEVGDGSHIAPAAVLLGAVRVGAGTMIGANSVVKEGVRIGNDVQIGAGSVVLENVPDGETWVGNPARKLNK, translated from the coding sequence GTGTACATATTGGGAAATTCAGGTCATGCCTGGGTTGTCATAGATTCTATGTCCGTAAAACCAGTGGGTTATTTATCCATGGGGGTTGCAGAGCAGAATCCGTATTCACTTGAATATATGGGGATTGAAACGGATGTAGATCTTCCAGTTTGGAGTGAGGATTGTCAATTTGTTGCAGGTATTGGAAATAACCGTGTCCGTCGCCTTGCGGCAAATGCTGTTCGAGCGAATGGAGGTGTAATGACAACGGTGATTGACGCCTCAGCGAGAGTGAGTAGCTCGGCGACGATTTCCGGCGGTTCATACATTGGAATTGGAGCAAGAATAAATGCCTTTGCGAGAATAGGCGAAGACTGTATCATTAATACCAATGCCATTGTAGAACACGAATGTGAAGTAGGGGATGGAAGTCACATCGCTCCTGCAGCTGTACTCTTAGGAGCCGTTCGTGTGGGAGCTGGAACCATGATTGGTGCCAATTCTGTCGTAAAAGAAGGTGTGCGCATCGGTAATGATGTGCAAATTGGGGCAGGCTCTGTCGTTTTGGAGAACGTTCCAGACGGTGAAACATGGGTCGGGAATCCCGCAAGAAAATTGAATAAATGA
- the neuC gene encoding UDP-N-acetylglucosamine 2-epimerase, translated as MMKIGVLTSSRADYGIYTPLLKHLQADEEVDLHIIVFGMHLTKSQGMTINLIEKDGFGQIHSVVGLSEGDTASDIVRQYGETVVAFSEYWKLHSFDLVFTLGDRFEMNAAVQSTIPFGIKLAHLHGGEKTLGAIDEIYRHQITLASAIHFTSTEEYAQKVRSLLPDHPHVYDVGALSLDGLNLRDLPSWYEVREQFAIPEGKFVLITFHPETVNAESNHEHIRQLKVFFTNTVTDLHFVVTMANSDAMGQLYRDLFEQLKGEMPDRFSLVETFGRDNYYAAMVSSEMLLGNTSSGIIEAASAGVYAINVGNRQDGRTRSNNVVDVAFDAIELGKALQKVRSLGRYTGANKYKKDDTAKRIVEIIKSAK; from the coding sequence ATGATGAAGATAGGTGTACTTACCAGTTCCAGAGCAGATTACGGTATCTACACGCCACTGCTAAAACACCTTCAAGCGGATGAGGAGGTGGATCTGCATATCATTGTCTTCGGCATGCATTTAACCAAGTCGCAGGGAATGACCATCAACTTGATTGAGAAAGATGGATTTGGACAAATTCATTCCGTTGTAGGTTTATCCGAAGGAGATACTGCGAGTGATATTGTACGCCAGTATGGAGAAACGGTTGTCGCTTTTTCAGAATATTGGAAATTGCATTCATTCGATTTGGTTTTCACATTGGGAGATCGATTTGAGATGAATGCGGCGGTTCAGTCGACCATTCCCTTTGGAATAAAGTTGGCTCATCTTCACGGAGGAGAGAAGACGCTCGGCGCGATAGACGAGATTTATCGTCATCAGATTACATTGGCTTCTGCCATTCATTTCACTAGTACTGAGGAATACGCGCAGAAAGTGAGATCATTGCTGCCTGATCACCCTCATGTATATGACGTGGGAGCATTGAGTTTAGATGGATTGAACCTTCGAGATCTTCCGTCTTGGTATGAAGTAAGGGAGCAATTTGCCATTCCTGAAGGAAAGTTTGTTCTCATTACCTTTCATCCGGAAACCGTAAATGCAGAATCCAATCACGAGCATATCCGACAGTTGAAAGTGTTCTTTACCAACACAGTGACAGATTTACACTTTGTAGTGACCATGGCGAATTCAGATGCGATGGGGCAACTGTACAGAGACCTATTCGAACAACTCAAAGGTGAGATGCCAGATCGATTCAGTTTAGTAGAAACCTTTGGTAGGGATAATTACTATGCGGCAATGGTGTCCTCAGAGATGCTCCTTGGGAACACATCAAGCGGCATTATTGAAGCGGCCTCAGCAGGCGTATACGCCATCAATGTCGGTAATCGTCAGGATGGAAGGACGCGCAGCAATAATGTAGTGGACGTCGCTTTTGATGCGATTGAATTGGGAAAGGCTTTACAGAAGGTTCGTTCATTGGGCAGATATACAGGAGCCAATAAATACAAGAAAGACGATACAGCGAAGCGCATCGTTGAGATCATAAAATCGGCTAAATGA